Below is a genomic region from Pseudomonas svalbardensis.
CACAGCTCTGCATTCCCGTGCCATTGAGACCTGCAGACATGATCAAGCGTATTGCGCAAACCGCAGGATTCACCGGGCTGCTGGCCGCCCTGTTGCTGACCCTGCTGCAAAGCTTCTGGGTGGCTCCACTGATTCTGCAGGCCGAGGCTTACGAAAAATCCGAGCCCGCCGCTGTTGAAGTTCACGAACACGCCGCAGGTGCTGTCGCCGCTCACACCCACGATGCTGAAGCCTGGGAACCGGAAGACGGCTGGCAGCGCGTGCTGTCCACTACAGGTGGCAACCTCGTGGTCGCTGTCGGTTTCGCCCTGATGCTCGCCGGTCTCTACACCTTGCGCGCACCGACCAAAACCTCCCAAGGCCTGCTTTGGGGTTTGGCCGGTTACGCGACGTTCGTGCTGGCACCGACCCTCGGTCTGCCGCCTGAGCTGCCGGGCACTGCCGCGGCTGATTTGGCGCAGCGGCAGATCTGGTGGATCGGCACGGCCGCCTCCACCGCGGTCGGCATCGCATTGATCGTGTTCAGCCGTCACTGGCTGATGAAAGTGCTCGGCGTGGCAATCCTG
It encodes:
- a CDS encoding CbtA family protein, with product MIKRIAQTAGFTGLLAALLLTLLQSFWVAPLILQAEAYEKSEPAAVEVHEHAAGAVAAHTHDAEAWEPEDGWQRVLSTTGGNLVVAVGFALMLAGLYTLRAPTKTSQGLLWGLAGYATFVLAPTLGLPPELPGTAAADLAQRQIWWIGTAASTAVGIALIVFSRHWLMKVLGVAILAVPHVIGAPQPEVHSMLAPQALEAQFKIASQVTNVAFWLALGLISAWLFRRKSDGQYHA